In Robbsia sp. KACC 23696, a single window of DNA contains:
- a CDS encoding methyl-accepting chemotaxis protein yields MLQRLSLSRGLLTVLCLFFVLQAVTVCVGFFALSRAHDDVGNLSSIALKQVNEINSATQHLMDARINLSRAGTRMIGGKPEPTDIVAHGKEQIDAAEQAFNAFASAPKIDAQNTQLADALSENYRAYHQALGELVQYLDSNNIQAFLDQPTQGFQDRYLAAQSKFVTFGNEASRHYVDAVDARLNAFRLIGGAILLALAAVIAIVFTMLRRHVVQPLDEVGLHFQRIAKGDLITEVPERGTNEIGRLFSGLRAMQTSVAGTVQTVRDTAHGINLGADEIATGNADLSSRTESQAASLGETASQMVQITQTVRQNAENASQANALASTALDVVSGGARAVDEVVARMRDIAASSERIGEIIAVIDGIAFQTNILALNAAVEAARAGEQGRGFAVVAGEVRALAQRSAQSAKEIRGLIDSSADQVRDGSERAGRAGTTMKEVAQAIARVSQVIGEISTASQEQSLGIDQINQAVTQMDGMTQQNAALVEEAAAAAASLHAQTRQLTDAVSTFRLAHHA; encoded by the coding sequence ATGCTCCAACGTCTCAGTTTGTCGCGCGGTCTCCTTACCGTGCTCTGTCTCTTTTTTGTCCTTCAGGCCGTCACGGTCTGCGTCGGCTTCTTTGCGCTATCCCGCGCACACGACGATGTCGGAAATCTCTCCAGTATTGCGCTGAAGCAGGTCAATGAAATCAACAGCGCCACGCAGCATTTGATGGATGCGCGCATCAATCTGTCCCGTGCGGGAACGCGGATGATTGGCGGAAAGCCGGAACCCACCGACATCGTCGCACATGGAAAAGAACAGATCGATGCCGCCGAACAGGCGTTCAATGCGTTCGCCAGCGCCCCGAAGATCGATGCGCAAAATACGCAACTCGCCGATGCGCTGAGCGAGAACTATCGCGCCTATCACCAGGCCCTGGGCGAACTGGTGCAATACCTCGACAGCAACAATATTCAGGCTTTCCTGGACCAGCCGACCCAGGGTTTTCAAGATCGCTATCTCGCCGCGCAAAGCAAGTTCGTGACCTTCGGCAACGAGGCGAGCCGTCATTACGTGGACGCCGTGGATGCGCGCCTCAACGCGTTCCGCCTGATCGGCGGCGCGATTCTGTTGGCCTTGGCGGCCGTAATCGCGATCGTTTTTACGATGCTGCGTCGCCATGTGGTGCAGCCGCTCGACGAAGTGGGCTTGCACTTTCAGCGTATTGCGAAGGGCGACCTGATCACCGAAGTGCCTGAGCGTGGTACCAATGAAATCGGCCGCTTGTTCTCCGGCTTGCGGGCGATGCAGACGAGCGTCGCGGGAACGGTCCAAACGGTGCGCGATACCGCCCATGGCATCAATCTCGGTGCCGACGAAATTGCCACCGGCAATGCGGATCTGTCCTCACGTACGGAAAGTCAGGCGGCTTCGCTAGGCGAGACGGCAAGTCAGATGGTGCAGATCACGCAGACCGTGCGTCAGAACGCCGAAAACGCATCGCAGGCGAATGCACTCGCTAGTACGGCGCTCGATGTCGTGTCCGGCGGCGCGCGCGCGGTCGACGAGGTGGTGGCGCGCATGCGCGATATCGCCGCTAGCTCCGAGCGTATCGGCGAGATCATCGCGGTTATCGACGGCATTGCGTTCCAGACCAATATCCTCGCCCTGAATGCGGCGGTAGAAGCCGCGCGTGCAGGCGAGCAAGGCCGCGGCTTCGCCGTGGTGGCAGGAGAAGTCCGTGCGCTGGCGCAACGCAGCGCGCAGTCGGCGAAGGAAATTCGCGGTTTGATCGATTCATCGGCCGATCAAGTCCGGGACGGATCGGAACGTGCCGGCCGAGCCGGTACGACGATGAAGGAAGTGGCACAGGCAATCGCGCGCGTGTCCCAAGTCATCGGCGAAATCAGCACCGCGTCCCAGGAGCAGAGCCTGGGGATCGATCAGATCAACCAGGCCGTGACGCAGATGGACGGCATGACGCAGCAAAATGCGGCACTGGTGGAAGAGGCGGCTGCCGCGGCGGCCTCGCTGCATGCTCAGACGCGCCAGTTGACCGACGCGGTATCGACCTTCCGTCTGGCACATCACGCCTGA
- a CDS encoding ureidoglycolate lyase has translation MSDGKQTAPTSVPATMRIGAKALTADAFAPFGQVTSLREAQRRTYLQQAFDSDHAGKGPEIWIGLPPIVRPLPLTIEKMERHPHATQTFVPIETGRYLVVVAQASADGAPDVHTLQAFIADETQAVTYGINVWHHGLTVLDRPSRFVTVMADYRNDDDDVFVPLSEPVEIVMDTLP, from the coding sequence ATGAGCGACGGGAAGCAAACAGCGCCGACATCGGTGCCGGCAACAATGCGGATTGGGGCGAAAGCCCTGACCGCGGACGCATTCGCGCCGTTCGGGCAGGTGACGAGCTTGCGTGAAGCGCAACGCCGCACCTATCTGCAACAGGCATTCGACAGCGATCACGCGGGAAAGGGGCCGGAGATTTGGATCGGCTTGCCGCCGATCGTGCGGCCGTTGCCGCTGACTATCGAGAAGATGGAACGGCATCCGCATGCCACGCAGACCTTCGTGCCGATCGAAACCGGCCGTTATCTCGTCGTGGTGGCACAAGCCAGCGCCGATGGCGCTCCCGACGTTCATACCTTGCAAGCCTTTATCGCCGATGAAACGCAGGCTGTGACGTACGGTATCAATGTCTGGCATCACGGCCTGACCGTCCTGGACCGGCCGTCGCGCTTCGTGACGGTAATGGCCGACTACCGGAACGACGACGACGATGTATTCGTCCCCTTGTCAGAGCCGGTCGAAATCGTAATGGATACGCTCCCATGA
- a CDS encoding allantoinase PuuE, translated as MTYSLSSSSGVDDGGLPRDFVGYGRTPPDPRWPNGARLALNLCINYEEGGEPSVLDGDPQSEAGLTEGGNDGLKLRDLAAESMFEYGSRIGWWRVTQMINARGFTATVLGCGLALERNPEVCASIQEFGYDVCAHGWRWEKHIQLSEQEERERIAHTIESLRRTVGERPLGWYCRYGPGLNTRRLLAEEGGFLYDSDAYNDELPYWTQVGDKPHLVIPYGLANNDAKFIRGGMATGNDLFEYLRDAFDVLYAEGATAPKMMSVGLHLRLVGHPGRAAGLARFLDHVKAHPDVWVCRRGDIARHWIAHHPYGGASE; from the coding sequence ATGACTTATTCGTTATCGTCATCCAGCGGCGTCGACGACGGCGGCCTGCCGCGCGATTTCGTCGGCTATGGGCGAACGCCCCCGGATCCGCGCTGGCCGAATGGCGCCCGCCTTGCCTTGAACCTCTGCATCAACTACGAAGAGGGCGGTGAACCGTCGGTACTCGACGGTGACCCGCAAAGCGAAGCAGGCTTGACCGAAGGCGGCAACGACGGACTGAAGCTGCGTGATCTCGCCGCGGAATCGATGTTCGAGTATGGCAGCCGCATCGGTTGGTGGCGCGTCACGCAGATGATCAACGCGCGCGGCTTTACCGCCACCGTGCTGGGCTGTGGCCTCGCGCTCGAGCGCAACCCCGAGGTATGCGCTTCGATCCAGGAGTTCGGCTATGACGTGTGCGCGCATGGCTGGCGCTGGGAAAAGCATATCCAGTTGAGCGAGCAGGAAGAGCGCGAGCGTATCGCGCACACGATCGAAAGCCTGCGCCGTACCGTCGGTGAGCGGCCGCTTGGCTGGTATTGCCGTTACGGTCCGGGTTTGAACACGCGGCGCCTGCTGGCGGAGGAGGGCGGCTTTCTTTACGACTCCGACGCCTATAACGACGAGTTGCCGTACTGGACCCAGGTGGGCGACAAGCCGCATCTGGTCATCCCCTACGGACTGGCGAATAACGACGCCAAATTCATCCGAGGTGGCATGGCCACCGGCAACGACCTGTTCGAATACCTGCGCGATGCCTTCGACGTCCTGTATGCCGAAGGCGCCACTGCGCCGAAGATGATGTCCGTCGGTTTGCATCTCCGACTGGTCGGGCATCCCGGTCGGGCGGCTGGCCTTGCACGCTTCCTCGATCACGTAAAGGCGCATCCCGATGTCTGGGTATGCCGTCGCGGCGACATCGCACGCCATTGGATTGCCCATCACCCGTATGGCGGCGCGTCGGAATGA
- a CDS encoding ABC transporter substrate-binding protein: MSAAASHQNVLKTAPSHLNATDHLDNTMMMKAIASSRAVGAADSRATAGLPAGLNGGLRRVAAYCSAGVATLGLALTLGLASHTASAAEADHPMDQPVTVGSDFGLAPWMVRTANGPEGFGVDVANEIAKRVGRPGAKIEDINFSGIFPALFSKRIEFTIAPINITAERAEKMLFTEPVVSTGNGFLMKKSTEMKGYDDLKGKVLAVNRGTTGDTWATANAAKYGFTVDRYDTFPDTMQAVLTNRAYATLNEIPTVAFAASKNKMVKVGFKELDGRNFGFAFRLDDQAYRDKVEQAIECMKGDGTLHKLYVKWYGAAPDKGSAVDTIYPGYGAPGFKGYESAAHPAVCK, encoded by the coding sequence ATGAGCGCTGCCGCGTCGCACCAGAATGTCTTAAAAACCGCACCCTCGCACCTTAACGCAACAGACCACCTCGACAACACGATGATGATGAAGGCGATTGCTTCCTCCCGCGCCGTCGGCGCTGCTGACTCCCGCGCGACCGCCGGCCTGCCCGCGGGTCTGAATGGCGGCTTGCGCCGTGTAGCGGCGTATTGCTCCGCCGGCGTTGCCACGCTCGGCCTGGCATTGACGCTCGGACTCGCCTCCCATACCGCCAGCGCCGCCGAAGCCGATCATCCGATGGACCAACCGGTCACCGTCGGCAGCGACTTCGGTCTCGCGCCTTGGATGGTGCGTACCGCCAACGGTCCGGAAGGCTTCGGCGTCGATGTGGCCAATGAAATTGCCAAGCGCGTGGGTCGACCCGGTGCGAAGATCGAAGACATCAATTTCTCCGGCATCTTCCCGGCGTTGTTCTCGAAGCGGATCGAATTCACCATCGCGCCGATCAATATCACGGCGGAACGCGCCGAAAAGATGCTCTTCACCGAACCGGTCGTCTCGACCGGTAACGGCTTCTTGATGAAGAAGAGCACCGAGATGAAGGGCTATGACGATCTGAAGGGCAAGGTGCTTGCCGTCAATCGTGGTACGACCGGCGATACGTGGGCGACCGCGAATGCCGCGAAATACGGTTTCACCGTGGATCGCTACGATACGTTCCCGGACACGATGCAGGCCGTGTTGACGAACCGTGCGTACGCGACGTTGAACGAAATTCCGACGGTTGCGTTTGCCGCCAGCAAGAACAAGATGGTCAAGGTTGGCTTCAAGGAACTCGACGGTCGTAACTTCGGCTTCGCTTTCCGCCTCGACGACCAGGCGTATCGCGATAAGGTCGAGCAGGCGATCGAGTGCATGAAGGGCGACGGTACCTTGCATAAGCTGTATGTGAAGTGGTACGGCGCCGCACCGGACAAGGGCTCGGCTGTCGACACGATTTATCCGGGCTATGGCGCGCCGGGCTTCAAGGGTTATGAGTCAGCCGCCCATCCGGCCGTCTGCAAATAA
- a CDS encoding amino acid ABC transporter permease — MHQLLENFFNLAVLEKTFPVLLSGFKYSIAVTLMTIVFGIGFGLVLALIRCAELRVVNALITLYIDILRTLPQLVVIVLLYFGLPYINITLTPLTSVTLGLAAILSAFASEIFTSAMQAIPRGQWEAAEALGLSRGRILFSIILPQAIRLAVPLLTNRAIAVSKGAALGTAVALPETLGQAESLIGVLASPTPLTLAAGFYLALFVPLVIFSRYLERRLGGPAH; from the coding sequence GTGCATCAACTATTGGAGAATTTTTTCAATCTCGCGGTTCTAGAGAAGACCTTCCCGGTGCTGCTCAGCGGGTTCAAGTACAGCATCGCCGTCACCTTGATGACGATCGTCTTCGGCATCGGCTTCGGTCTCGTGCTGGCCTTGATCCGCTGCGCCGAACTGCGCGTGGTCAATGCCTTGATCACGCTGTACATTGATATCCTGCGCACCTTGCCGCAGCTGGTCGTGATCGTCCTGCTGTATTTTGGCCTGCCGTATATCAATATTACGCTGACGCCCCTGACGTCCGTCACCTTGGGGCTGGCGGCGATTCTTTCCGCGTTCGCTTCCGAGATCTTTACCTCGGCGATGCAGGCGATTCCGCGTGGTCAGTGGGAAGCCGCCGAAGCGCTGGGTTTGTCGCGCGGACGTATCCTCTTTTCGATCATCCTGCCGCAGGCGATTCGTCTTGCCGTGCCGCTGCTGACCAATCGCGCGATCGCGGTAAGCAAAGGCGCCGCGCTCGGCACGGCGGTGGCGCTCCCGGAAACGTTAGGGCAAGCGGAAAGCCTGATTGGCGTATTGGCCAGCCCGACGCCGCTGACGTTGGCGGCGGGATTTTATCTGGCCTTGTTTGTCCCCCTGGTGATCTTCAGCCGTTATCTCGAACGCCGCCTTGGCGGCCCGGCGCATTGA
- a CDS encoding amino acid ABC transporter permease, which produces MELFLDNFANWDSLKDAYPLLLQGLWMTILLSIAALPVGMALGLLVGVVYSFHIRWLNRILIVYIDLCRSFPIIVLLVLIFYGLPFLGLTLNAFVAVIVALGLNNSGYYGEIFRAGIQSVPKGQREAARALGLGPLQEVAYVVLPQAVRKVLAPLASNSLELIKGTSVASLVALPDLLRSARVAQEQSYNPTPLMAAAVIFFIALWPLARWVARLERQMMVRR; this is translated from the coding sequence ATGGAACTCTTTCTCGACAATTTTGCAAACTGGGATTCCCTGAAAGACGCCTATCCGCTGCTGCTGCAGGGCTTGTGGATGACGATCCTGCTGTCGATCGCCGCCTTGCCGGTGGGGATGGCGCTGGGGCTGCTGGTGGGCGTGGTGTACAGCTTCCATATCCGCTGGCTGAATCGCATCCTGATCGTATATATCGATCTATGCCGATCGTTTCCGATCATCGTTTTATTGGTATTGATTTTCTACGGGCTGCCCTTTCTGGGGCTGACCTTGAATGCCTTCGTCGCGGTGATCGTGGCCTTGGGCCTGAACAACTCCGGCTATTACGGTGAGATATTCCGCGCCGGTATCCAATCGGTGCCGAAGGGGCAGCGTGAGGCGGCTCGGGCGCTCGGTCTAGGGCCCTTGCAGGAAGTGGCCTATGTCGTGCTGCCGCAGGCGGTACGCAAGGTGCTGGCGCCTTTGGCCAGCAACTCGCTCGAACTGATCAAGGGCACCTCGGTGGCGTCGCTGGTGGCGCTGCCGGATCTGCTGCGCTCCGCGCGCGTGGCACAAGAGCAATCTTATAATCCGACGCCGCTGATGGCGGCTGCGGTGATCTTCTTTATTGCGTTATGGCCGTTGGCGCGCTGGGTGGCACGCCTCGAACGGCAGATGATGGTTCGGAGATAG
- a CDS encoding NAD(P)-dependent oxidoreductase produces the protein MTTLITGGTGFVGLALAEHLCDRGEPVVLFGGAVAASLRDRVARLPQCEIVSGDIRNAKTVDALLASRPFDRIVHAAAVTAAGDRERLDASGVVSVNIGGSVSFLEAVARWGAQSGKRPRMISLSSVAAYGEGDRGPKDGLDEYETQPTPLTLYGITKWTSELLLRRLAVVHGLDLAVARVGPVYGPWEHPTGLRDLMSPPYQVLIAALEGAPIVLPNHAGGDFVYARDVVDGIARLAFADDIGAAPDGGVPVYNVGSGIRTSLSQWCEALQSHLPDMQWRVSDGPEAVPTIACPMPAQRPAMRIDALQRITAYAPQFDMGAAATDYLAWIRKA, from the coding sequence ATGACGACCTTGATTACCGGCGGCACCGGCTTTGTCGGCCTGGCATTGGCGGAGCATTTGTGCGATCGCGGCGAGCCCGTCGTGCTGTTCGGCGGTGCCGTTGCCGCGTCGTTGCGGGATCGCGTCGCGCGCTTGCCGCAGTGTGAGATCGTCAGCGGCGACATTCGCAATGCGAAGACGGTCGATGCGCTGCTTGCCTCCCGTCCCTTCGATCGTATCGTGCATGCGGCCGCGGTGACCGCGGCCGGCGACCGCGAACGTCTGGATGCGTCGGGTGTCGTCTCGGTCAATATTGGTGGCTCGGTGTCCTTTCTGGAGGCCGTGGCGCGATGGGGCGCGCAATCGGGCAAGCGCCCCCGCATGATCAGCCTCAGTTCGGTGGCGGCGTATGGGGAAGGCGATCGCGGCCCGAAGGATGGTCTCGATGAATATGAAACGCAGCCGACGCCGTTGACGCTGTATGGCATCACGAAATGGACGAGCGAGTTGCTGTTGCGTCGCTTGGCCGTCGTGCATGGCCTGGACCTGGCGGTGGCGCGGGTCGGCCCCGTTTATGGCCCATGGGAGCATCCCACCGGCTTGCGTGATCTGATGAGTCCGCCGTATCAGGTGTTGATTGCCGCGCTGGAAGGCGCGCCGATCGTGCTGCCGAATCATGCGGGCGGCGACTTCGTCTATGCGCGGGACGTCGTGGACGGCATCGCGCGGCTCGCCTTCGCCGACGATATCGGTGCCGCGCCCGACGGCGGCGTGCCGGTCTATAACGTCGGATCCGGCATTCGCACTTCGCTGTCGCAATGGTGCGAGGCCTTGCAGTCGCATCTGCCGGATATGCAGTGGCGGGTCTCCGACGGCCCGGAAGCGGTGCCGACGATTGCCTGTCCGATGCCGGCGCAACGTCCCGCCATGCGCATCGACGCATTGCAACGGATCACCGCTTATGCGCCGCAGTTCGATATGGGCGCTGCGGCGACGGACTATCTCGCATGGATTAGAAAAGCATGA
- a CDS encoding glucose 1-dehydrogenase, producing MTHDALNAVPRRRLEGRRILITGASSGIGRAIALHFAAHGARLVLADVTDQPREGGQTTLALLQAAGVEAHYIATDVSSEAAAQAAVDETVARFGGIDVLVNDAAINTNHRLTDTSLDEWNRVMSVNLTGVFLMSRAAIRAMLTQPLRLGDDGVQQTRGRIVNVSSQHGMVCAPNNVAYGTSKAAVVYLTKQVAVDYAQDGIVCNAVAPGKVLTGKPGPAGSPEAIAYSQARTPMPRLGRPEDVAGAALFLASDDASYITGENLLVDGGWMAA from the coding sequence ATGACGCACGACGCGCTCAACGCCGTTCCGAGGCGTCGCCTCGAAGGACGCCGCATTCTGATTACCGGCGCGTCGTCGGGTATCGGGCGCGCGATCGCTTTGCACTTCGCCGCCCACGGTGCGCGTCTGGTATTGGCCGACGTGACCGATCAACCGCGTGAAGGCGGGCAAACGACGCTTGCCTTGCTGCAGGCGGCCGGTGTCGAAGCGCATTACATCGCCACCGATGTGTCGTCGGAGGCGGCGGCGCAAGCGGCCGTGGACGAGACCGTGGCCCGCTTCGGCGGTATCGATGTCCTTGTCAACGACGCCGCGATCAACACGAACCATCGACTGACCGATACCTCGCTGGACGAGTGGAACCGTGTCATGTCCGTGAATCTGACGGGCGTCTTTCTGATGAGCCGCGCCGCCATTCGCGCGATGCTGACGCAGCCGCTGCGGCTCGGTGATGACGGCGTGCAGCAAACACGGGGCAGGATCGTCAACGTCTCGTCGCAACACGGCATGGTGTGCGCGCCGAATAACGTCGCCTATGGCACGTCGAAAGCCGCGGTCGTTTATCTCACAAAGCAAGTGGCGGTCGACTATGCGCAGGACGGCATCGTCTGCAACGCGGTGGCGCCGGGCAAGGTGCTGACCGGAAAGCCTGGTCCGGCCGGCTCGCCGGAGGCGATCGCCTATTCGCAAGCGCGGACGCCGATGCCCCGCCTGGGCCGTCCGGAAGATGTCGCCGGTGCCGCGTTGTTCCTGGCGTCGGACGACGCCAGCTATATCACCGGTGAAAATCTGCTGGTCGATGGCGGCTGGATGGCTGCCTGA
- a CDS encoding FAD-binding oxidoreductase produces MSSAFRSSAAAPAPPSTLPDSIDVAIIGGGIIGLSTAWELAKHGLKVAIFEKGRIAGEQSSRNWGWVRSLSRDVRELPLAAAGDAAWREIQALHDVGYRRTGLAYLANTDEDMARHAKWIEAAKPYGFRASLLTPETLAQKLPPKQRDWAGALYCESDGVAEPSLASEAIMALALDAGVSIHTDCAVRGLDIAAGRVTGVVTEHGTVRCSNAILAGGAWSRLFCGNHGIDLPQLRVCASAMRIDPLDAGLDLTLNASDFTVRRRQDGGYTVSQAGTSTADLTPDSIRLCHRFLPAWMAERKYLKLRLSRRFFEELLTPRRFSTAQPTPFEKVRTWDPAPATAMLDGALANLQQAFPSFKGARVAQAWAGMIDVTPDSLPVISAADSIPGFFIATGFSAHGFGIGPGAGGLMADIVRGVTPRVDPAVFHLSRLASAR; encoded by the coding sequence ATGTCTTCGGCTTTCCGTTCCTCCGCTGCAGCGCCCGCTCCCCCTTCGACCCTTCCCGACAGTATCGACGTCGCGATCATCGGCGGCGGCATCATCGGTCTGAGTACCGCCTGGGAGCTTGCAAAGCACGGCTTGAAGGTCGCCATTTTCGAGAAAGGCCGGATTGCGGGAGAACAGTCGTCGCGTAATTGGGGGTGGGTACGCAGCCTGTCGCGCGATGTCCGCGAATTGCCTTTGGCCGCAGCCGGCGATGCGGCCTGGCGCGAGATCCAAGCGCTGCACGATGTTGGCTATCGTCGTACCGGTCTCGCCTACCTCGCGAACACCGACGAGGACATGGCGCGACACGCGAAGTGGATCGAAGCGGCCAAGCCCTATGGCTTCCGCGCGAGCTTGCTGACGCCAGAAACCCTTGCGCAGAAGCTGCCGCCAAAGCAGCGCGATTGGGCGGGCGCACTGTATTGCGAAAGCGATGGTGTGGCGGAACCGTCGCTGGCATCCGAGGCGATCATGGCGCTTGCGCTGGACGCCGGCGTATCGATCCACACCGACTGCGCGGTGCGCGGTCTCGATATCGCCGCCGGTCGCGTCACCGGCGTCGTGACGGAACACGGCACCGTTCGCTGCAGCAACGCGATACTGGCCGGTGGCGCCTGGTCCCGATTATTTTGCGGCAATCATGGCATCGATTTGCCGCAGCTGCGGGTCTGCGCATCGGCCATGCGTATCGATCCGCTGGATGCCGGCCTCGATCTGACACTGAACGCCAGCGACTTCACGGTGCGCAGACGCCAGGACGGCGGCTATACGGTATCGCAAGCCGGCACGTCGACCGCGGATCTGACGCCCGATAGCATCCGGCTCTGCCACCGCTTTCTGCCCGCGTGGATGGCGGAGCGCAAGTATCTTAAATTGCGGCTCAGCCGGCGTTTTTTCGAGGAGCTGCTGACGCCGCGGCGGTTTTCCACCGCGCAGCCCACGCCGTTCGAGAAAGTTCGCACCTGGGATCCGGCACCAGCCACCGCCATGCTCGACGGCGCGCTGGCCAATCTGCAGCAGGCGTTTCCGTCGTTCAAGGGGGCGCGCGTCGCGCAGGCATGGGCCGGCATGATCGACGTCACGCCAGACTCGCTGCCGGTCATTTCGGCGGCCGATTCGATACCGGGTTTCTTCATTGCCACCGGCTTTTCCGCTCACGGCTTCGGTATCGGTCCCGGTGCGGGCGGTTTAATGGCGGACATCGTGCGCGGCGTGACGCCGCGCGTCGACCCAGCCGTGTTCCATCTCTCGCGTCTGGCGTCGGCACGTTGA
- a CDS encoding NAD(P)/FAD-dependent oxidoreductase: MSYRIVVVGGGAGGLELATRLGRTLGKSGNAEIILVDAAPSHLWKPLLHEVAAGVLSVAENEVSYIAQASWNHFEFQIGRLSGIDRASKQIQLQPVADASGLEIVPARKIRYDKLVIAVGSNTNDFNTAGAAEHCLFLDSTAQAARFHTLLLAEYIKAHSSDNAQNELRIGIVGAGATGVELAAELKNASLGLAAYGIKGIRPDKLFISIIEAGPKVLPALPDRVSRPVHQTLENIGVEVLTGSPVKEVVENGFHTADGRFIPATLKVWAAGIKAPAFLTTMDGLETNRINQLVVRPTLQTTLDDDIFALGDCAACPLDPSEETPKKFVPPRAQAAHQQAEFLAKALQGLRKGKAIPHYKYVDYGSLVSLSRFSAVGNLMGNLMGSIKVEGWLARMFYISLYRMHQVSIYGYFRTGLLLLSGRISRSAKPSLKLH, translated from the coding sequence ATGTCGTATCGAATTGTGGTTGTTGGAGGCGGGGCTGGCGGACTAGAGCTTGCCACCCGCCTGGGCCGGACGCTGGGGAAATCCGGAAACGCGGAAATCATATTGGTAGACGCTGCGCCGTCCCATCTGTGGAAGCCTTTGCTGCACGAAGTGGCCGCGGGGGTATTGAGCGTCGCCGAGAACGAAGTCAGCTATATCGCGCAAGCCAGTTGGAACCACTTCGAATTTCAGATCGGCCGACTGTCCGGCATCGATCGCGCGTCCAAACAGATTCAGTTGCAGCCCGTCGCCGACGCGTCGGGGCTGGAAATCGTGCCGGCGCGAAAAATTCGATACGACAAACTCGTCATTGCCGTCGGCAGCAACACCAACGACTTCAATACCGCCGGTGCCGCGGAACACTGCCTGTTTCTGGACTCCACCGCGCAGGCCGCGCGCTTCCATACGCTGCTGCTGGCCGAATATATCAAGGCACATTCCAGCGATAACGCCCAAAACGAGCTTCGTATCGGCATCGTCGGTGCGGGAGCCACCGGCGTCGAATTGGCTGCCGAGCTGAAGAATGCGTCCCTGGGTCTGGCTGCTTATGGCATCAAGGGGATTCGACCGGACAAGCTGTTCATCTCGATTATCGAAGCCGGACCGAAAGTGCTTCCTGCCTTGCCGGACCGCGTCAGTCGTCCCGTGCATCAAACGCTCGAGAACATTGGCGTGGAAGTGCTGACAGGATCTCCCGTCAAAGAGGTCGTGGAAAACGGTTTTCACACGGCCGACGGACGGTTTATTCCCGCAACGCTCAAGGTCTGGGCTGCAGGCATCAAAGCGCCGGCCTTCCTGACGACGATGGACGGCCTGGAAACGAATCGCATCAACCAATTGGTCGTCCGACCCACGCTGCAGACAACGCTCGACGACGATATCTTTGCGCTCGGCGATTGCGCCGCCTGCCCGCTCGATCCGTCCGAGGAAACGCCGAAAAAATTCGTCCCGCCCAGAGCGCAGGCGGCGCACCAGCAAGCCGAATTTCTGGCCAAGGCCTTGCAAGGGCTACGCAAAGGCAAAGCGATTCCGCACTATAAATATGTGGACTACGGCTCGCTGGTGTCCTTGTCGCGTTTTAGCGCGGTCGGCAACTTGATGGGTAATCTGATGGGCAGCATCAAGGTGGAAGGCTGGTTGGCGCGGATGTTCTACATCTCGCTCTACCGGATGCATCAGGTGTCGATATACGGCTATTTCCGCACCGGTCTGCTGCTGTTGAGCGGGCGCATCAGCCGCAGCGCCAAGCCCAGTTTGAAATTGCATTGA